A single window of Stigmatopora nigra isolate UIUO_SnigA chromosome 22, RoL_Snig_1.1, whole genome shotgun sequence DNA harbors:
- the LOC144215496 gene encoding histone acetyltransferase KAT6A-like isoform X2, translating into MVKLANPTYTQWILEAIKKVKKQKQRPSEERICNAVSMSHTLDRKTILEQLELSVKDGTILKVTNKGLNSYKDPENPGRFVLPKQKGSGSSGGGSSHGGGGGGGSSSGVSFQSHMGKRPGLDWNKLIKRALEGLHEPGGSCLKNIERFLKCQADVAAYLSGSGSMGPGIFHQQLRVALKRAVAHGRVAKHGPLFQFISRSSSHHDGTGTVSLESLPPVRRLPHEKDKPVAEPIPICSFCLGTKEQNRDKKPEELISCADCGNSGHPSCLKFSPELTVRVKALWWQCIECKTCSSCQDQGKNADNMLFCDSCDRGFHMECCDPPLTRMPKGMWICQICQPRRKGKNLLHEKAAQIKRRYNAPLGRPKNRPGRPFKKLVGRARRKRSASPNSSSSSSCEGYPGDDRLLFSMRDTDDLTQSSLRFNNKTKGLIDALTKFFTPSPEGRKARQEVVDYSEQCRIRKKANRKGEGDDRTDNQEGSDWRDDDDRLPGHENLTEKDIELFRHIQDLALQKVGVTGPPDPQMRCPAVIEFGKFDIQTWYSSPYPQEYSRLPKLYLCEFCLRYMKSRSILYQHMKKCSWFHPPANEIYRKDDVSVFEVDGNVSTIYCQNLCLLAKLFLDHKTLYYDVEPFLFYVLTQNDNKGCHLVGYFSKEKHCQQKYNVSCIMILPQYQRKGYGRFLIDFSYLLSKREGQPGSPEKPLSDLGRLSYMAYWRSEVLECLHRVHDRQITIRQLSKLTGICPQDITTTLYSLNMLEQRGERLVLVRRDTLIDSHMARLKARPRQLEVDPECVRWTPVIVTNTVVSDADEDEDEEDQEPTAEDRKEIKPSIKLPSLSWHMRQAKKREEEDEEDEEDEELEEEEERKGFLGFPVNQSTPSSPPVRCLPTPKPTRPPPPANGERRPRGRPPKNWPWGKGVRDSHRVGRPPKVCQMEEEGDDNERTEGGKMGSAAIPSSVFSPERKVELTSFRTVDTARHPTIAPTRRGRPPRKKRGPKPRHMEEPGEGLSQLPGVSRLNDSPPVRKTGFSDSSEEDEEEEEEEEEDDEEDEDEDDEDDEDEESRASSPPILTKPVMGLKCKPLRKRRFRQRSHPHSSVVTETISETTEVLDEPFVDSDSERPMPRLEEETAMGHHPLRRYPPARSALGLSDPAPKRGRHCNLSDSEEDELTSILNPVAALPCPSGNQATDPEAPVKKKKGWPKGKSRKPLHWKKRGPGRPPGSGANQRAAAESQASGTPTPPKIKMKPGRKPRTWYLQRAQEEAERQEQEKQRLQEQQMDKNPLLLSNDRNSKRVSRTITENKEKYSDEDDYLPMPLEQKVPKRRGRPPRNPMLRHPPPPAPRPPLNSEPEEAEEEDEEAERSWENNNKSSRPFSRPMLSASSSSSKAPQFRPPSVDIGEREDNDEEEEKEEDFEQQGCGNLTSRRTPVAPSSGSRRSEDHDADDEGDGHLEEKSNSSSSNISKKRKNQESDDDEDEDEDEEPVSHPSSPPVKEEPQGGETFLDTENSVARDYVSKQEEDEEEEEEDPEEQVQEVKCQPSSADPQQEDRRRREQEESAAAAAAVETVTAMSVPPEPMELQPLQTEDKDVALLIEPQHSHSHPHPHQHSDFKEDLSHHHTHHAHHHSNELDLETVQAVQSLTQGEAQDEETETHHGAYQDCEETLAACRTLQSYSHSGDAEEEALALVEDCGASQHSSPLPNPQMPPLSGQSVRSVNSPGLPSAIMETTTTGQRGGTPGPTGAGGGGGGGYTQITPEHPSSLSAPSQQNMETSPMMDVPSVSDHSQQVVDSGFSDLGSIESTTENYDNPSSYDSTMGGGSNGTGNGGSGAGITVAGNSSASSSVTSSSSSATPSTSQSNSCPFVPTPSLTSSAGNGGTPHGLGSCSLIQQSGPGPNSGPGASNVGGSVPQAPPPPHRSSTPSCGIKSPQSCGVIERPPSTNPQSSQKKVSQQPPQQQQQQTPNSQPQPSAPPPPQQQQQPLSQCSMGNGFGSTPMIMEIPESGGGGGGRTLYERMGQDFGTGGYPQPSATFSLAKLQQLTNTIMDPHAMPYSHSASVTSYATSVSLSNPAGLPPSAHVPLSQGQPTMTPPPNLSSGSMNLGSLQLQRNMPTTNISLGPPPHTQRLQGQMASVKGHISIRSKATQQLAPAPHQQQLYGRSSGAVTMQGTPRTLAVQRGMMPNLMPTAAPYNSMNMTPLNPMSAGYRMPQPMMNSGYHGNSPYMNQPAQYPMQMQMGMMGGQGYPQQPMQPNHHSNMMYTGPTHHSYAGVPKQSPYMSR; encoded by the exons cCGGTGGCGGAGCCAATTCCTATCTGCAGCTTCTGTTTGGGGACCAAGGAACAAAATCGCGATAAGAAGCCTGAGGAGCTCATCTCCTGCGCTGACTGTGGCAATAGTG GCCACCCGTCTTGTCTCAAGTTCTCTCCAGAACTCACGGTGAGAGTCAAGGCACTGTGGTGGCAGTGCATCGAATGCAAAACCTGCAGCAGCTGTCAAGATCAAGGAAAGAATGCG gACAATATGTTATTTTGTGATTCATGTGATCGGGGTTTCCACATGGAATGCTGTGATCCACCCCTCACACGGATGCCCAAAG gaatgtggaTTTGTCAAATCTGCCAACCCAGGAGGAAGGGAAAGAATCTTTTACATGAAAAGGCAGCACAAATCAAACGACGCTATAACGCACCACTTGGCAGGCCCAAAAACCG GCCCGGGCGACCCTTCAAGAAACTAGTTGGCCGCGCTCGGCGGAAGCGTTCGGCCTCCCCGAATTCCTCGTCCAGCTCCTCTTGCGAAGGTTACCCCGGCGATGACCGACTACTTTTCTCAATGCGGGATACTGACGACCTGACACAAAGCAGTCTTCGCTTTAACAACAAGACCAAGGGATTAATCGATGCCCTCACCAAATTTTTTACACCTTCACCCGAGGGTCGAAAGGCACGCCAAGAAGTGGTGGACTACTCGGAACAGTGTCGTATCAGAAAGAAAGCCAATCGTAAGGGAGAGGGAGATGATAGGACAG aCAATCAGGAAGGCAGCGATTGGCGAGATGACGACGACAGACTGCCTGGTCATGAAAATCTAACTGAAAAAGATATTGAGCTCTTTAGACACATCCAGGATCTGGCATTACAG AAAGTGGGCGTAACAGGTCCACCGGACCCACAGATGCGATGTCCAGCAGTCATTGAATTTGGAAAGTTTGACATCCAGACGTGGTATTCTTCTCCCTACCCGCAGGAATACAGCAG ACTACCCAAACTATACCTTTGTGAGTTTTGTTTGCGCTACATGAAGAGCCGTAGCATCCTCTATCAACACATGAAGAAATGCAGCTGGTTCCATCCTCCAGCTAATGAGATTTACAGGAAAGATGACGTGTCTGTGTTTGAG GTCGATGGAAATGTGAGCACAATCTACTGCCAGAACTTGTGCCTATTGGCCAAGCTTTTTCTCGATCACAAGACCCTCTACTACGATGTGGAACCCTTCCTTTTCTATGTCCTCAcgcaaaatgacaacaaaggtTGCCACCTTGTCGGCTACTTTTCTAAG GAGAAACACTGCCAACAGAAATACAACGTATCATGCATCATGATTCTTCCGCAGTACCAGCGAAAGGGCTATGGGCGATTTCTCATTGATTTCA GTTACTTACTATCTAAGCGTGAGGGTCAGCCCGGATCACCAGAGAAGCCTCTCTCAGATCTCGGCCGGCTTTCTTACATGGCCTATTGGCGCAGTGAGGTCCTAGAGTGCCTCCATAGGGTTCATGACCGGCAGATCACAATTAGACAGCTCAGCAAACTTACTGGGATTTGCCCGCAGGATATCACCACAACGCTATACAGCCTCAATATGCTTGAGCAACGAGGAGAGAG ATTGGTCCTCGTGCGACGAGATACGCTAATAGATAGCCACATGGCTCGTCTCAAAGCTCGACCTCGACAACTCGAAGTTGACCCAGAGTGTGTTCGATGGACTCCTGTCATTGTTACTAATACTGTAGTATCGGATgctgatgaggatgaagatgaagaggatCAAGAACCAACGGCGGAAGACCGGAAAGAG atcaaaCCAAGCATTAAGCTACCATCATTGTCCTGGCACATGCGTCAGGCaaagaaaagagaagaagaagatgaggaggatgaggaggatgaagaattggaggaagaagaagagagaaagGGGTTTCTAGGATTTCCAGTCAACCAAAGTACTCCATCGTCACCTCCAGTCCGTTGTCTGCCTACCCCAAAGCCAACACGCCCACCCCCGCCAGCCAATGGTGAACGCAGACCCCGAGGTCGCCCACCCAAAAATTGGCCATGGGGGAAAGGGGTTAGGGATAGCCATCGAGTTGGAAGGCCGCCCAAAGTCTGCCAAATGGAAGAGGAGGGCGACGACAATGAAAGGACAGAAGGAGGAAAAATGGGGTCTGCAGCCATTCCATCTTCCGTATTCTCACCAGAGCGAAAAGTAGAGTTGACTAGCTTTCGGACAGTAGACACGGCTCGGCACCCCACCATAGCTCCTACCCGAAGAGGACGACCTCCAAGAAAAAAGAGAGGCCCCAAACCCAGACACATGGAGGAACCGGGGGAGGGGCTCTCACAACTTCCTGGTGTATCCAGGCTCAATGATTCTCCTCCTGTCCGTAAAACTGGCTTCAGTGATAGTagtgaggaagatgaggaggaggaagaagaggaggaggaggatgatgaggaggatgaggacgaGGATGATGAAGACGATGAAGATGAGGAAAGCAGGGCAAGCTCTCCACCGATTTTGACCAAGCCCGTTATGGGACTCAAATGCAAG CCGTTGAGAAAACGTCGTTTTCGTCAGCGCAGCCACCCACACAGCAGCGTGGTGACCGAGACCATTTCTGAGACCACCGAGGTTTTGGATGAACCCTTTGTCGACTCTGACTCCGAAAGGCCCATGCCACGGCTGGAGGAAGAGACGGCCATGGGCCACCACCCCTTGCGGCGCTATCCGCCTGCCCGCTCCGCACTTGGGTTGTCAGACCCTGCTCCGAAACGGGGACGCCACTGCAACCTCTCTGATTCAGAGGAAGATG AGCTAACTTCCATCCTGAACCCCGTAGCTGCATTACCATGTCCTTCGGGAAATCAAGCTACCGATCCCGAGGCCCCagtcaagaagaaaaaaggctGGCCCAAAGGAAAGAGTCGGAAACCACTGCACTGGAAGAAACGGGGACCTGGAAGACCACCTGGAAGCGGAGCCAACCAGCGAGCTGCTGCAGAAAGCCAAGCAAGCGGGACTCCTACACCCCCCAAAATCAAAATGAAGCCAGGGCGGAAGCCTCGGACGTGGTATCTCCAGCGTGCCCAAGAAGAAGCGGAAAGGCAAGAACAGGAGAAGCAAAGACTGCAAGAACAGCAAATGGACAAAAACCCTTTGCTACTTTCCAATGATCGAAACAGCAAACGTGTTTCCAGAACCATCacggaaaataaggaaaaatacTCGGACGAAGACGATTACCTCCCAATGCCTTTGGAGCAAAAAGTACCAAAAAGGAGAGGTAGACCACCCAGAAACCCTATGCTCCGTCACCCTCCACCACCTGCTCCAAGACCGCCTCTTAACTCTGAACCAGAAGaggcagaagaagaagacgaagaagcAGAGCGATCTTgggagaacaacaacaaatctaGTCGTCCATTCTCACGCCCAATGTTGTCCGCTTCGTCCTCTTCGTCCAAGGCGCCGCAATTCCGCCCTCCGAGTGTCGACATTGGCGAAAGAGAAGATaacgacgaagaggaggaaaaggaaGAAGACTTTGAGCAACAAGGTTGTGGAAACCTCACGTCGAGACGAACGCCGGTCGCACCAAGTTCAGGAAGCCGGCGTAGCGAGGACCACGACGCCGATGACGAGGGTGACGGACACTTGGAAGAAAAGAGTAATAGCAGTAGCAGCAACATCAGTAAAAAACGAAAAAATCAAGAGTCTGATGATgacgaggatgaagatgaggatgaagaaccCGTTTCACATCCAAGCTCTCCTCCGGTTAAAGAAGAACCACAGGGAGGAGAGACTTTTTTAGACACGGAGAACAGCGTGGCCCGGGATTACGTCAGCAAGCaagaggaggacgaagaggaagaagaggaggaccCTGAAGAGCAGGTGCAAGAGGTCAAATGTCAACCCTCCTCTGCTGACCCACAGCAAGAAGATAGACGCCGACGAGAGCAGGAGGAatctgccgccgccgctgctgctgTGGAAACTGTTACGGCCATGTCTGTTCCCCCAGAACCTATGGAACTTCAACCTTTACAGACCGAGGACAAAGACGTTGCACTTTTAATAGAACCCCAACATTCACACTCCCACCCGCATCCACACCAGCACTCGGATTTTAAAGAGGATTTGAGTCACCATCATACACATCACGCCCACCATCACTCCAATGAACTGGATTTGGAGACAGTGCAGGCCGTACAGTCTTTGACACAAGGGGAAGCCCAGGATGAAGAGACGGAGACTCATCACGGGGCTTACCAAGACTGTGAAGAGACGCTAGCTGCCTGTCGGACATTACAGAGTTACAGCCATTCAGGGGATGCTGAAGAGGAAGCCCTAGCTTTGGTAGAGGACTGTGGGGCTTCGCAACATAGTAGTCCTCTACCGAATCCTCAAATGCCCCCGCTGTCCGGTCAGTCCGTGCGTTCGGTGAACAGTCCAGGGTTGCCCTCAGCCATCATGGAGACGACGACAACTGGGCAGAGGGGTGGGACTCCTGGCCCTACTGGGGCGggtggtggaggtggtggtgggtACACGCAGATTACCCCAGAACATCCCAGTTCTTTATCGGCGCCTTCCCAGCAGAACATGGAGACGTCTCCCATGATGGATGTGCCGTCTGTTTCGGATCACTCGCAGCAAGTTGTTGACAGTGGTTTCAGCGATTTAGGGAGTATTGAAAGTACGACAGAGAACTATGATAACCCCAGTAGTTACGACTCCACCATGGGCGGAGGAAGCAATGGAACTGGGAATGGTGGAAGCGGAGCTGGGATTACTGTGGCAGGAAACTCTTCGGCGTCCTCATCTGTCACGTCTTCCTCCAGCTCGGCCACTCCGTCCACCTCGCAGTCCAACAGTTGCCCCTTCGTGCCAACCCCTAGTTTAACATCTTCCGCGGGGAATGGTGGAACGCCACATGGGTTAGGAAGCTGTAGCCTCATCCAGCAAAGCGGCCCTGGCCCTAACAGTGGTCCCGGAGCCAGTAATGTAGGTGGTTCCGTCCCTCAAGCTCCACCTCCTCCACACAGATCCTCCACTCCTAGTTGTGGCATCAAATCCCCCCAAAGCTGCGGTGTGATCGAAAGACCGCCAAGTACTAATCCGCAATCGTCGCAAAAGAAAGTCTCACAACAACCTcctcagcaacaacaacagcaaaccCCTAATTCCCAACCTCAACCCTCAGCTCCACCCCCTccacagcaacagcagcaacccCTCTCCCAATGCAGCATGGGAAATGGCTTCGGCTCCACCCCCATGATTATGGAGATCCCCGAAAGCGGAGGCGGGGGTGGCGGCCGCACACTCTACGAACGCATGGGTCAGGACTTCGGCACGGGAGGTTACCCCCAACCCTCCGCGACCTTCAGCCTGGCCAAACTCCAACAGCTCACAAACACCATCATGGATCCACACGCCATGCCCTACTCTCACTCGGCCTCCGTCACCTCCTACGCCACCAGCGTTTCGCTGTCCAACCCGGCGGGGTTGCCGCCCTCTGCCCACGTGCCTCTTTCCCAGGGCCAACCCACAATGACTCCACCCCCTAACCTCAGCTCTGGCTCCATGAACTTAGGCTCCCTGCAGCTTCAACGCAACATGCCCACTACCAACATCAGTCTTGGCCCGCCACCCCACACGCAACGACTGCAGGGCCAAATGGCGAGCGTCAAAGGCCACATTTCCATTCGCTCCAAAGCCACTCAGCAACTGGCCCCGGCCCCGCACCAACAGCAACTCTACGGACGCAGCTCTGGGGCGGTAACCATGCAGGGCACACCTCGCACCTTGGCCGTTCAACGCGGTATGATGCCAAACCTCATGCCGACGGCGGCGCCGTACAATTCCATGAACATGACGCCGCTTAATCCCATGTCAGCTGGTTATCGAATGCCCCAGCCCATGATGAACAGTGGTTACCACGGTAATTCTCCGTATATGAATCAGCCAGCTCAATACCCCATGCAAATGCAAATGGGAATGATGGGTGGGCAGGGTTACCCCCAGCAGCCTATGCAGCCAAATCACCACAGCAACATGATGTACACAGGCCCCACCCATCACAGCTATGCCGGTGTCCCAAAACAGTCGCCCTATATGAGCAGATGA